The DNA segment TGAGGATCAAACTCAGAATTTCTTTCCAAAAGTCGCATCGCGGTTTGATAAGAAAGAGAATGATAATCAAGTTCAGTTTTACCGAACTTGCTGAGTTCGGAGTCGACTAAAAAAACGGATGAAGACATTGAGTCTATGTTTTTGAAAATTGTGAGATTGAAAATCAAAAAAAATTAAATCAAGATGTTACTTACACTTTTCAGATGAGTTTTGAAACTATCCTTGCAAATTTAAGAATGATTTTTATACTGAATGGATACAAGGGGAAAACAATGAAAGGAAATAAAGAAGTCATCGAAATCCTTGGCGAAGTCCTCGCAGCGGAACTTACGGCAATCAATCAATATTTTATTCATGCAAAGATGAACAAGAATTGGGGTTTTAAAAAACTCGCTGATTTTATGAAACACGAATCCATCGACGAGATGAAACACGCGGACGAAATCATCGATCGGATTCTCTATCTGGACGGAGTTCCCGATCTTCAGAGATATATGAAGATCAATGTGGGAAAAAACATTCAAGAAATTCTCAAAGTGGATCTGGAACTCGAATACGCAGCAGTCGAACGATTCAATCGTGGGATTGCGATCGCGGTGAAAAATAACGATAACGGAACCAGAGAACTATTTGAGAAAATTTTAGTATCCGAAGAAGAACATATCGATTGGATTGAAGCACAACAAGAGATCATCCGTCAGATCGGCGTTGAAAATTACCTGGCACAACAAATCGAGTGACAAACTTTAAAAATCCAGCTCCTAAAAAGTCCCTAAGGCTGAAAGTAAGAAAGCCGGAGGGAAAATTTTCATCCTCCGGAGAATCGAGAGAAAAAAACCTTCCTTCCAAAACGGAATGGGATTTTTCAAAACCGGATTCCTTCGAATACCACGCTTCCTGTCCGGACGGTTTGTCCGGCTTACTTCGGGAAGAAATCCTGGAATACGGACTGACCATCGTCGCCGAAAACAGAGGCGGCGTTTTTTTTCAAGGTCCGGCAAAAGCTCTCAAAGAATTTATCCTCACCACGGGCATCGCATCAGGAATCAGCATTTCTCTCAAGTATTGGAGAGTGGAAAGTCCAGAAGATCTCTACAATCAGGCCCTGCAGTTTCCTTTTGAAAAAATCATCGGCCCCGAACATGCGATCCGAATCGATTCCACAACAAAGGATTCTCTCAAGGATTCACGTTATGCGACCTATAAACTCAAGGACGCGATCTTTGATCGTTTTCGTTCCAAGGGAAAAGAAACTCCTAAAATTTCCAGAGACGAGCCCGACTTTCTATTCTATCTTCGTTCCCATTCCGATCACGCAAAACTTTCCTTAGGTTTAAATACGAAACCTCTTCAACAAAGAGGTCACGGAAGAATCGGAGGAGACGCCCCTATGAGGGAGGTTCTCGCTTCCGCGCTTGTTCGTTATTCCGGTTGGGACACCAAATCCGTGTTATACGATCCATTCTGCGGTAGCGGAACGATCGTCATCGAAGCGGCGCTCAAACTTTTATACGGCGGATTTACCAATTACAGAAGTTTGGATTCCTCTCTTCCGTTTCAAAAATTGTTCGGAGAACCGTCTCTGACCGAAAACGCGGGAAAAACCTCGGGAATTACGATCTTTGCCTCCGATCAGGATGAGAAAGCCTTAAACCTTGCAAAACTAAATGCAAAAAACGCAGGAGTCGATCACTTGATCGAATTTTTTGTATCCGATGCGACCTTCGCCGAAAATGAAAAACAAATTTCCAACGGATTTATCGTGACCAATCCTCCTTACGGTGTTCGATTGGGGACTAAAGAAGAGGCAAAGGAAATCTACATCGCTTGGGGTAGAAAGCTAAAGGATCATTTCGGAGGCAACACTCTCGCTTTGGTTTGCGGGGACACGTCCTTGCTCGGCTTTCTGAAGCTCAAAAAAGATAAAGAACAATCGCTCACAATCGGCAAACTCAAGGGAAAATTAGTTGCATATACGCTGGGTAAAACATCCAATTGAACCTTAGATGAAACACCAGGAAATTCTCCTAAAACTTTTAGAAGTCACAGAGAACACAAAGGATTCGTTTCAATTTTTAAAACTTTTCCAGTCCATTCAACCGGAAAAGTTCGCCGTCATCTACGCGGATTCCGGGACATTGATGGAATCTGCCGAAGCCCTTCTTTACAACCTCAAACTTCTACATAAGCTCGAACTCTATCCTGTCGTAATTCTGGATAAGGACGGAATTTCCTACACCAATCTTTTTTACAGAAATCAAACCAAGGAGGAAACGGATTCCGCGCTTCCGGGAAAATTGTTTCGTAACTTTCACAATCTCGAAGGTTCGGTAGCGTCTGCGCTTGCCGAAAAAAAATTACCGGTATTTATCACGGAAGAAAGAGGCTCGGCGCTTTTTGAATTTTTAACAAAACTCTGTTCTACTCTTCATACAAAAAAGTTAATCTACTTGAATCACCGAGGCGCGATTTATTCCGGTGGGGAAAAAATTTCCATCTACGACGTGGATTCTACGATCAAACCGGATCCATCGGATATCATCCTCTTACATTCCTGTCTGGAACTTTATAAAAACGTAAACGACTCCGATTTTGGAATCGCGATCACATCCGCGTCGTCTCTTTTAAAGGAACTGTTTACGATTAAGGGAAGCGGAACCCTGATTCGCAAAAAAAATCGAATCGACTTTATCTCCAATCCTCATTCGATCCCGAAAGAAAAAATAAATTTCCTGATCGAAAGGGCGTTTCAAAAATCCCTTAAAGAAAACTTTTGGGACCAAGAGTTTTCGGGAGTTCTTTTAGAATCGGAATACAAAGGATGCGCTCTCATCAAAAAAACTCCGTATGGCTCCTTTCTTTCCAAATTTGCAGTGGACGAAATCGCAAGAGGAGAAGGTGTAGGAAGGGATATCTGGGATCAGATGATTCAAAGATTTCCAGTCCTTTTTTGGAGAGCTAAAAAGGAGAACACGATCTCCAAGTGGTATATGAAAGTCTGTGACGGGATGCAGAAAGAGGATATCTGGATCTACTTTTGGATTGGGGTTCGAGAAGAACATATTCAGGGTGTCTGTTCTTTTTTAAAAAATCTTCCGCAAGATTTAGAAGATAAAAAAGAAATGAGTACATTTTAATATAGCTATGGAAGCCTTGATTTTTTTATACGACGGAGAATGTTCTTTTTGTAGTAAGCTCGCGGCCAAACTGCAACACCTCAATCTCAATCCCAAAATTCGATTTCGATCGTTTCGAGACTTTCCAGATCGGGAACTGAGAGAGATTCACCCAAGCCTGAGCGAATCTACGGCGCGGGGAAACGTTCAAATGATCGCGAATGGAAGAAGATATCCCGGTTTTTTTGCGATTCGAAAACTCAGTCATTCCTTAAAAGGATACAGATGGTTTGCTCCCCTTCTCTATCTTCCTCTGATCCCCATTTTCGGAATGATCGGAATGAATCTGTTAAAAACCTTGAAACGCGATTAGACCTTCGTAAAAAACAAGCCTTGCGTCCAGCGCGAGACGGTTGCCCTCTTTTACTCGCTCCTTTTTTTCCGCCGTGTCTGCGACAATTTCAATGAGTCGAAATAATTTTTCGGAATGAGACTCGTCCGCCTCCAAATTGACTTGAAAGAATTTTCCTTCCGGAAGACCGGTTCTGAGCCTCAGATCCCGAAATGATATAAACATTCTTGAATATTCTAGTTTTAGCAAATATTCGTTGGCGGGTCCGAGCGCCCCGAGCGCGGAATAAAAATCGGTAGTTGTGATTTTTTGCATCAAATCCAAATACGCCCTGGTTTGGGGAAGACAATTTTTTTCCTCCACGATCTCGTTCATATCCGAAAGAAATTTTTTCAAAATAAAAACGTGGGAATCCTCCTCCTTACCTTCCCCCAATTCTTCCCAGATATTCTGAACGAGAACAATCTTGGCATCGAGGTTTTTGCTGATGGCCGCGGTATTGAGAAACCAGTTTACAAAATCCACGCTCACAAAGTATTCCTGACGGAGCCAGAGAAGAAGATCCTCTTTTTCCATTCTCTTTTCTTTTTGTTCCAGCCATCGATTGGCGGTAAGAACGGGGTGGTTTCGAACGGATTCTTCCAGAGTCGTTCGAAACGATATGGGTTTTAAAATCGTCATAGTGAGTCTATTTTTTTGCGGGAACGAAATTCTTTTTTGTTTTTGAATATAAAAAACGCGGATTTTGCAATTCCAAACGAGCTATGTTTAGAATCTCCAAGAACAAGGATTTTTCGTCCCCTAAGCCGTGACGATAACAAATCGGGAAGGTGGAATAAAACGGAGACAACCCCGGGGTCAGATTGATTTCCAGAAAAAAAGGATCCCCGTTTCCATTCAGTTTCCAATCCAATCTCGCGGGCCCCGCGGTCCCGATCGCGTTACAAAGCAAAAGGCTTCGTTCCTGGAGAAACCTCTCCAACGGTTGCAAACAATCAAAGATCAATCTTTCCGGCATAGAATTTTTGGACTTTGTTTTTTCTCCGTAGACTTCCTCCACTTTTAAATCCTCTTGCAAGATCAACCTTCCGGGTTTGCTGACCTGATACCCGGTAGTATGGGAACCCATTACGGCAATTGTATATTCTTCTCCACTCAAGTATTCTTCCAAAAGATACGGAACGTATTCCTCTTTCAGCAGTTTTAATTTGGAAATCAGATCATCTTGGGAAACGACAAAACTCGTCTCTCCGATTCCCAGACTGGAACCCTCTCCCGCAGGTTTTAAAAAACAGGGGAAGTTCATTTTTTCGGAAATATTGACGTCATTTTTATCCAAAGAAGAAATCAAAATTCCAGGAGCCACGGGCAAGCCCAGAGAACTCGCAAAGTTTCGGGTCAAATTCTTATCCAAGGATACCGCTTGGGCGTATGCGTCCGAACCGGTATGAGCAAACCCGAACAACTCCGCGACGGCTGGAATCAGAGATTCTCTGTTTCTGGAACGAAATCCCTCCATTAGATGAAACAAAACAGGTCTTTTCGAAATTTCCAAAGAAGAATAGAGATTCAATTTTTCTAATAGATCTTGAGGCGTTGTGACGAGTTCGGCTGTTTCCCCCAATTCGTTTAACAATTTGAGAATTTGATCCACCGATCCGGAAGATTCCCATTCCTGTTTGTAAGAATTCGGAACATCCCCTTCAAACTCGTGGAGATCCGCGTAAACAAGAACGCTCGGAAATATTTCATTCATCGTCCGATTTCTCTCCGGCTCCGTAACTGTTCGGAGAAATTCTCTCCCACATTTCCTCGGAAAGCAAAGGATACGATTCTTCCATCGTAGAATCCGGCGGTTCCGGACTTAAGTGATAGGTTCCGCGTAACGCGGATCTGAAGACGTGCATCCGTTTGGGTTTGTAAAAACCAAGATACCAATCGGGGGTCATCGTGATCTTTCCTCCCCCCCCGGGAAGATCATTTACGAACGACGGAATCCCCATTCCCGCGATTTTTCCGCGGAGATAGCCGACGATCTCGATCCCCTTTGCAAGAGGGGTTCTAAAACCGCGCGAACCCGGAATGAGTTCCGGATCATACATATAATACGCACGAATCCGAAGCTCCAACAGTTTTTTATGAAGTTCCAACATGATCTCTCCGGAATCGTTGATTCCCTTTAAAAGAACACACTGATTTCCCACGCTCACTCCCGCCTTGAGGAGTTTGAGAACCGCTTCCTTTGCCTCCGGAGTACACTCTTTTGCATGATTGAATTGTGTATTGCAAAAGATCGAAAGACGATCGGTATTATGTGATTCTATTATATTACAAAGTTCTGAAGTAATCCGGAACGGCAATGTGACTGGATTTCTAGTTCCGAGTCTGCAGATCTTTACGTGCTCGATTTTTTCCAAACGTTCCAAAATCCAATCGATTTTTGCATCGCTCAAGTTTAGAGGATCTCCGCCGGATAAAACGACGTCTCTGATCTCCGAATGGGATCGAATGTATTCAAAACAAGCTTCCAAATCTTCGGTGAGCATTCTTTCCTTGGAATCGGAAACCTTTCGTCCTCTCATACAATGTCTGCAATACACGGAACATTCGTGATTGGTAAAAAGTAAAACTCGATCGGGATACATGTGAGTCAATCCCTTCACGGGAGAAAGTCTTTCCTCGTGTAAGGGATCCGAAGATTCTTCCGGGGAAAAAACGGACTCGGATTCTCGAGGTAGGATCATCCTCCGGATCGGACAATTGGAATCTTCAGGATCTGAAAGAGAAATGTAATAGGGAGTCGCCGAAACATTCAATCGAATCGTGTCTGCGATTCCGATCCTTTCTCCGGGTGTAAGTTCGAAATACTTCTCCAATTCCAAACCCTTGACACGATTTTGTAACTGGGCCTTATAATCCGTCCATAAAAAAGAAGAATAAAGATCGGACCGATTTTGCGAAACGTTCCCGAAAAGATCGGCGGCCTGCGAATTCAAATCTGAGGGTTTCATGGAAGAGGTTCTTCCTATTTTCTGCCTGTCCGGGGAAAATCAAGCAAAGGGAAAAAGAAAATGCCAAAAGGATCCGTTTTCAAAAACTGTCCTTAGAAATGACTTCCTTTTCCGGCGATTCTCTCCAGGCACTTGCATTCGATGTGGATGGAACCTTATTCTCTTCCGAGGAAATCATCCTCGAAGTTTACAAGGATTCCATAGAATATTTTTCCAAAACTTCCGGGATTCGCATAGAGCTCCCATCCCGGGATCGAATCATGCTGGAAATCGGGAAACCGGTCAAAACCATTTTTCTCAATCTTCTCCCCCAACTGGAAGAATCTCAAAGAGACAGTATTTCGGACAGCGTCCTTCGTTTTCTCTGTGATAGAATCAAAAATGGAGAAGGAGAATTCTATCCTAAGGTTAAAGAGACGATCGAATCTCTTTCCAAAAAAGGTTTTCGAATTTTGGCGGCGTCGAACGGACGCAGACCGTATGTGGAAACCATTCTTGAAGTGGCCGGTGTTCTTTCTTTATTTGATCCTATCCTCGTCTTGGATAACGATCGCATCAAAACCAAGGGTGGGATTCTCAAAGAATACGTAAAACTTTACGGGTTGGAACCGGAGAAAATCCTGATGATCGGAGATCGACTCTCGGATCACGAAGCTGCGAGACAAAACGGATGTCCGTTTGCCTTTTGCGCTTACGGTCACGCTCCCGAAGGAGAAATTCCGGATTTTGAATTGGAGCTCAAAAACCTGGAAGATCTGGCTCGAATCCTCTGATTTTTACCTGCACAGAATTCTCGTTCCTTCCGAAACTTAGAATGTGCCGGATTCTGAAAAAAGAAAAAATTTAATCTTCATTTTAACCGGAATTATCTTTACGTTAGTGCTTCTTGACAAAAGCACCGGTGCGGGATTTTCGATTTCCGGAACCGGTTTTCAAGGATTCCGAAATATCGGAAAGATGAGCCCGGAATTTTCGTCCTCCAACCGGGGAAATCTCA comes from the Leptospira sp. WS92.C1 genome and includes:
- the bfr gene encoding bacterioferritin, translating into MKGNKEVIEILGEVLAAELTAINQYFIHAKMNKNWGFKKLADFMKHESIDEMKHADEIIDRILYLDGVPDLQRYMKINVGKNIQEILKVDLELEYAAVERFNRGIAIAVKNNDNGTRELFEKILVSEEEHIDWIEAQQEIIRQIGVENYLAQQIE
- a CDS encoding class I SAM-dependent RNA methyltransferase; amino-acid sequence: MTNFKNPAPKKSLRLKVRKPEGKFSSSGESREKNLPSKTEWDFSKPDSFEYHASCPDGLSGLLREEILEYGLTIVAENRGGVFFQGPAKALKEFILTTGIASGISISLKYWRVESPEDLYNQALQFPFEKIIGPEHAIRIDSTTKDSLKDSRYATYKLKDAIFDRFRSKGKETPKISRDEPDFLFYLRSHSDHAKLSLGLNTKPLQQRGHGRIGGDAPMREVLASALVRYSGWDTKSVLYDPFCGSGTIVIEAALKLLYGGFTNYRSLDSSLPFQKLFGEPSLTENAGKTSGITIFASDQDEKALNLAKLNAKNAGVDHLIEFFVSDATFAENEKQISNGFIVTNPPYGVRLGTKEEAKEIYIAWGRKLKDHFGGNTLALVCGDTSLLGFLKLKKDKEQSLTIGKLKGKLVAYTLGKTSN
- a CDS encoding acetylglutamate kinase — encoded protein: MKHQEILLKLLEVTENTKDSFQFLKLFQSIQPEKFAVIYADSGTLMESAEALLYNLKLLHKLELYPVVILDKDGISYTNLFYRNQTKEETDSALPGKLFRNFHNLEGSVASALAEKKLPVFITEERGSALFEFLTKLCSTLHTKKLIYLNHRGAIYSGGEKISIYDVDSTIKPDPSDIILLHSCLELYKNVNDSDFGIAITSASSLLKELFTIKGSGTLIRKKNRIDFISNPHSIPKEKINFLIERAFQKSLKENFWDQEFSGVLLESEYKGCALIKKTPYGSFLSKFAVDEIARGEGVGRDIWDQMIQRFPVLFWRAKKENTISKWYMKVCDGMQKEDIWIYFWIGVREEHIQGVCSFLKNLPQDLEDKKEMSTF
- a CDS encoding DCC1-like thiol-disulfide oxidoreductase family protein → MEALIFLYDGECSFCSKLAAKLQHLNLNPKIRFRSFRDFPDRELREIHPSLSESTARGNVQMIANGRRYPGFFAIRKLSHSLKGYRWFAPLLYLPLIPIFGMIGMNLLKTLKRD
- a CDS encoding iron-containing redox enzyme family protein; amino-acid sequence: MTILKPISFRTTLEESVRNHPVLTANRWLEQKEKRMEKEDLLLWLRQEYFVSVDFVNWFLNTAAISKNLDAKIVLVQNIWEELGEGKEEDSHVFILKKFLSDMNEIVEEKNCLPQTRAYLDLMQKITTTDFYSALGALGPANEYLLKLEYSRMFISFRDLRLRTGLPEGKFFQVNLEADESHSEKLFRLIEIVADTAEKKERVKEGNRLALDARLVFYEGLIAFQGF
- a CDS encoding D-alanine--D-alanine ligase, coding for MNEIFPSVLVYADLHEFEGDVPNSYKQEWESSGSVDQILKLLNELGETAELVTTPQDLLEKLNLYSSLEISKRPVLFHLMEGFRSRNRESLIPAVAELFGFAHTGSDAYAQAVSLDKNLTRNFASSLGLPVAPGILISSLDKNDVNISEKMNFPCFLKPAGEGSSLGIGETSFVVSQDDLISKLKLLKEEYVPYLLEEYLSGEEYTIAVMGSHTTGYQVSKPGRLILQEDLKVEEVYGEKTKSKNSMPERLIFDCLQPLERFLQERSLLLCNAIGTAGPARLDWKLNGNGDPFFLEINLTPGLSPFYSTFPICYRHGLGDEKSLFLEILNIARLELQNPRFLYSKTKKNFVPAKK
- a CDS encoding KamA family radical SAM protein → MKPSDLNSQAADLFGNVSQNRSDLYSSFLWTDYKAQLQNRVKGLELEKYFELTPGERIGIADTIRLNVSATPYYISLSDPEDSNCPIRRMILPRESESVFSPEESSDPLHEERLSPVKGLTHMYPDRVLLFTNHECSVYCRHCMRGRKVSDSKERMLTEDLEACFEYIRSHSEIRDVVLSGGDPLNLSDAKIDWILERLEKIEHVKICRLGTRNPVTLPFRITSELCNIIESHNTDRLSIFCNTQFNHAKECTPEAKEAVLKLLKAGVSVGNQCVLLKGINDSGEIMLELHKKLLELRIRAYYMYDPELIPGSRGFRTPLAKGIEIVGYLRGKIAGMGIPSFVNDLPGGGGKITMTPDWYLGFYKPKRMHVFRSALRGTYHLSPEPPDSTMEESYPLLSEEMWERISPNSYGAGEKSDDE
- a CDS encoding HAD family hydrolase codes for the protein MTSFSGDSLQALAFDVDGTLFSSEEIILEVYKDSIEYFSKTSGIRIELPSRDRIMLEIGKPVKTIFLNLLPQLEESQRDSISDSVLRFLCDRIKNGEGEFYPKVKETIESLSKKGFRILAASNGRRPYVETILEVAGVLSLFDPILVLDNDRIKTKGGILKEYVKLYGLEPEKILMIGDRLSDHEAARQNGCPFAFCAYGHAPEGEIPDFELELKNLEDLARIL